A region of Curvibacter sp. AEP1-3 DNA encodes the following proteins:
- the gspL gene encoding type II secretion system protein GspL: MRTLLVMPPAPHAPDGAMWDCVRSDILQSTQQSAATPAASGNAETILIVPASALSWHRVSLPPGLLVRNGQARNPAKLRAVLEGLLEDQLLDEPAQLHLAVQANAGESGALWVAACQKVWLKNTLSALTGAGHTVRRIAPEWAPSTLEDNPATLWLTGEAESAELVWTDHAGVHRRIVPLSNTGAGIAPAALPTDAAVYAEPACAALAEQLLHREATVQHRAQRLQNCTDTDWNLAQGEFATRNAALRRAGDAALMLWQAPAWRPARWAFALLCAVQVAGLNAQAWQARQALSSQRSAIQNVLLTTFPNTTVVVDAPLQMQRAVDALGQSSGQAQSRDLERMLEAFGALAPANGAPAAIEFVAGELRLSAFNADAEDTQRLRDGLQSRGYRTRLDGNALVVSP; this comes from the coding sequence ATGCGCACGCTCCTTGTCATGCCCCCAGCCCCCCACGCACCAGATGGTGCGATGTGGGATTGCGTGCGCAGCGACATCCTGCAGTCCACACAGCAAAGCGCCGCTACCCCAGCCGCAAGCGGCAACGCAGAGACCATACTGATCGTCCCGGCATCAGCCCTGTCCTGGCACCGGGTGAGCCTGCCGCCCGGCTTGTTGGTGCGTAACGGACAAGCTCGCAACCCGGCCAAACTGCGCGCCGTGCTGGAGGGCTTGCTGGAAGACCAGCTGCTGGATGAACCCGCGCAGCTGCATCTGGCAGTTCAAGCGAACGCCGGCGAATCCGGCGCCCTCTGGGTGGCTGCCTGCCAAAAGGTGTGGCTCAAGAACACGTTAAGCGCGCTGACGGGTGCCGGGCACACCGTACGCCGCATTGCCCCCGAATGGGCTCCATCGACCCTCGAGGACAACCCTGCCACGCTCTGGCTCACCGGTGAGGCAGAGAGCGCCGAACTGGTATGGACGGACCACGCTGGTGTGCACCGCCGCATCGTGCCTCTCAGCAACACAGGCGCGGGTATAGCGCCGGCCGCTTTGCCCACAGACGCCGCCGTGTACGCGGAGCCGGCCTGCGCCGCTCTGGCCGAGCAGCTGCTGCACCGCGAAGCCACTGTGCAGCACCGCGCCCAACGGCTGCAAAACTGCACTGATACCGACTGGAACCTCGCCCAAGGGGAATTCGCCACCCGCAACGCCGCACTACGCCGTGCGGGTGACGCTGCGCTGATGCTGTGGCAGGCGCCCGCATGGCGGCCTGCCCGCTGGGCATTTGCGCTGCTCTGTGCCGTTCAGGTCGCAGGCCTGAACGCACAAGCATGGCAAGCCCGCCAAGCCCTGAGCAGCCAGCGCAGCGCCATCCAGAACGTGCTGCTCACCACTTTTCCCAACACGACGGTGGTGGTGGATGCGCCGCTCCAAATGCAACGCGCCGTAGACGCATTAGGCCAAAGCAGTGGCCAGGCCCAATCGCGCGACCTGGAGCGCATGTTGGAGGCTTTTGGCGCGCTGGCGCCCGCCAATGGTGCGCCAGCAGCTATTGAATTTGTAGCGGGAGAGCTGCGCTTGAGCGCTTTCAATGCAGACGCCGAGGACACACAGCGCCTGCGCGACGGACTGCAATCCCGCGGCTACCGCACCCGCCTGGACGGCAACGCCCTGGTGGTCAGCCCATGA
- the gspM gene encoding type II secretion system protein GspM — protein MSRSDTSPSAAALWWAQRPAREQRLLTLAAVLVLGALLWTVGIAPALRTVKAYPAQRGTLDAQLQSMQALQMRAQNLKGQPAVDGRAAQAALQSAVASLGTKANLLVIGQQATVTFKGLDAAVLAQWLTRTRSEARLVPAQAKLSREGSSWSGTVQFNLPGG, from the coding sequence ATGAGCCGCAGCGACACATCCCCCTCGGCCGCCGCACTCTGGTGGGCACAACGCCCGGCCCGTGAGCAGCGCTTGCTGACCCTGGCAGCCGTGTTGGTGCTGGGTGCATTGCTCTGGACCGTGGGCATCGCACCGGCCCTGCGCACCGTCAAAGCCTACCCTGCCCAGCGTGGCACGCTGGATGCACAGCTGCAGTCCATGCAAGCCTTGCAGATGCGCGCGCAGAACCTCAAAGGCCAGCCCGCCGTCGATGGCCGTGCCGCGCAAGCCGCCTTGCAAAGCGCTGTGGCAAGCCTGGGCACCAAGGCCAACCTGTTGGTCATCGGGCAGCAAGCGACCGTCACCTTCAAAGGCCTGGACGCTGCCGTGCTGGCACAGTGGCTGACTCGCACCCGCAGCGAGGCGCGTCTGGTACCCGCACAAGCCAAGCTGAGCCGTGAGGGCAGCAGCTGGAGCGGCACCGTGCAATTCAACTTGCCGGGAGGCTGA